In Dasypus novemcinctus isolate mDasNov1 chromosome 23, mDasNov1.1.hap2, whole genome shotgun sequence, the following proteins share a genomic window:
- the JPT2 gene encoding jupiter microtubule associated homolog 2 isoform X1 yields the protein MFQAPEGERGCAGSRSMKPLGGECSRPCGAPGDAAPPGRPHRMASNIFGPSEEPQNVPKRTNPPGGKGSGIFEEPAPAQTRQRLNPPGGKTSDIFGSPVTASSPSAHPNKPKDHVLLREGEDPKSGPPAAASAPPGDEKGGPRGADGAREPEPPPRADSHEPRLGPRPRSHNKVLNPPGGKSSISFY from the exons ATGTTCCAGGCCCCGGAGGGCGAGCGCGGCTGCGCGGGCTCCAG ATCGATGAAGCCCCTGGGAGGAGAGTGCAGCAGGCCCTGCGGCGCGCCGGGGGACGCCGCTCCCCCCGGCAGGCCCCACAGGATGGCCTCCAACATCTTCGGACCAAGCGAGGAGCCTCAGAACGTGCCCAAGAGGACGAACCCCCCAG GCGGAAAAGGAAGTGGAATCTTCGAGGAACCTGCGCCCGCGCAGACCCGGCAGCGTCTGAACCCACCTGGCGGGAAGACCAGTGACATTTTTGGGTCCCCCGTCACTGCCTCTTCCCCCTCGGCACACCCAAACAAGCCCAAG GACCACGTTCTCTTACGTGAAGGAGAAGACCCGAAGTCGGGACCGCCAG CCGCAGCGAGCGCCCCGCCGGGAGACGAGAAGGGTGGCCCGAGAGGAGCAGACGGCGCCCGCGAGCCagagcccccgccccgcgccgacAGCCACGAGCCCCGGCTGGGGCCGCGGCCGCGCTCGCACAACAAGGTCTTGAACCCCCCCGGCGGCAAGTCCAGCATCTCCTTCTACTGA
- the JPT2 gene encoding jupiter microtubule associated homolog 2 isoform X2: MKPLGGECSRPCGAPGDAAPPGRPHRMASNIFGPSEEPQNVPKRTNPPGGKGSGIFEEPAPAQTRQRLNPPGGKTSDIFGSPVTASSPSAHPNKPKDHVLLREGEDPKSGPPAAASAPPGDEKGGPRGADGAREPEPPPRADSHEPRLGPRPRSHNKVLNPPGGKSSISFY, translated from the exons ATGAAGCCCCTGGGAGGAGAGTGCAGCAGGCCCTGCGGCGCGCCGGGGGACGCCGCTCCCCCCGGCAGGCCCCACAGGATGGCCTCCAACATCTTCGGACCAAGCGAGGAGCCTCAGAACGTGCCCAAGAGGACGAACCCCCCAG GCGGAAAAGGAAGTGGAATCTTCGAGGAACCTGCGCCCGCGCAGACCCGGCAGCGTCTGAACCCACCTGGCGGGAAGACCAGTGACATTTTTGGGTCCCCCGTCACTGCCTCTTCCCCCTCGGCACACCCAAACAAGCCCAAG GACCACGTTCTCTTACGTGAAGGAGAAGACCCGAAGTCGGGACCGCCAG CCGCAGCGAGCGCCCCGCCGGGAGACGAGAAGGGTGGCCCGAGAGGAGCAGACGGCGCCCGCGAGCCagagcccccgccccgcgccgacAGCCACGAGCCCCGGCTGGGGCCGCGGCCGCGCTCGCACAACAAGGTCTTGAACCCCCCCGGCGGCAAGTCCAGCATCTCCTTCTACTGA